In a single window of the Streptomyces sp. HUAS ZL42 genome:
- a CDS encoding tetratricopeptide repeat protein: MGNTADALADMDEAIRARPDAWTHVVRGHINLTAGHRPAALADFNHALELDPEQEWARASRAMVHRTEGRYENALADLDRALAIDPEYSWAHAERSRCLMSLERWDEALRDMARAADLDSESQWHRAHFAGLLLDLGRHGEALREVDRALADPNEHGPRDRAWPYTVRAWALHGLGRETEALADLDRAISVDDSYLLAFAMRGWLLWEAGQLAEAERDFDRVLSDQPPWSWAYGGRGAVRLYAERYEDAIDDFTQSFTLQLGMTDAENQIARPLVELLRQHLPANRTPITAAIRLAALLTHQLQWPGATRQAASVLALRPSLGLLTGGTRLLRRIATALDDPPEGADTKRTTWTRKLLMPLLRALDP; this comes from the coding sequence ATGGGAAATACAGCAGACGCTCTCGCTGACATGGACGAGGCGATCCGCGCCCGCCCCGATGCCTGGACACACGTGGTGCGCGGGCACATCAACCTGACAGCCGGACACCGCCCCGCAGCGCTCGCCGACTTCAACCACGCCCTCGAACTCGACCCCGAGCAGGAATGGGCACGCGCCAGCCGTGCCATGGTCCACCGCACCGAGGGACGGTACGAGAACGCGCTGGCAGACCTGGACCGGGCGCTTGCCATCGACCCCGAGTACAGCTGGGCCCATGCGGAACGATCCCGGTGCCTGATGAGCTTGGAGCGGTGGGACGAAGCGCTCCGCGACATGGCGCGGGCGGCCGATCTCGACTCCGAATCGCAGTGGCACCGTGCCCACTTCGCGGGCCTGCTCCTCGACCTCGGCCGGCACGGGGAGGCACTGCGGGAGGTGGACCGAGCTCTGGCCGACCCGAACGAACACGGACCACGAGACCGTGCCTGGCCCTACACAGTCCGAGCCTGGGCCCTGCACGGACTCGGCCGCGAGACCGAAGCACTGGCCGACCTCGACCGCGCCATCTCCGTCGACGACAGCTACCTGCTCGCCTTCGCCATGCGCGGATGGCTGTTGTGGGAGGCGGGGCAACTTGCCGAAGCCGAACGCGACTTCGACCGCGTCCTTTCCGACCAACCGCCGTGGTCATGGGCGTACGGCGGCCGCGGCGCGGTCCGTCTGTACGCCGAGCGGTACGAAGACGCCATCGATGACTTCACGCAGTCCTTCACCCTCCAGCTCGGCATGACCGACGCCGAGAACCAGATCGCCCGTCCCCTCGTGGAACTGCTACGACAGCACCTGCCCGCGAACCGTACCCCCATCACTGCTGCGATCAGACTCGCAGCACTCCTCACCCACCAGCTGCAGTGGCCCGGCGCGACCCGGCAGGCGGCCTCCGTTCTGGCCCTGCGCCCAAGCCTGGGCCTGCTGACCGGAGGCACCCGACTACTGCGCCGCATCGCCACGGCACTCGACGACCCACCCGAAGGCGCGGACACCAAACGAACCACCTGGACGCGGAAACTGCTGATGCCCCTCCTGCGTGCCCTCGACCCCTGA
- a CDS encoding DUF4231 domain-containing protein — translation MAATTTPGQRVPGPGARIGDDDLPPLFRSNDRWALNRQSESFRATRTELPLLLVATGCATLADCFNSHVLTALSPLLYGLTVIAGVVIRRRRARAHWQAHRDAAETVKSLAWQYMVHGGPLHSAVPDPEGLFHQQLEERLCPLRRVGWQEPSHDPGTPVCPAERVGDPVGFLCRQSVHPPAQQVDGFRPDEGVNLHGGLVLLMR, via the coding sequence ATGGCGGCTACGACCACTCCTGGCCAGCGCGTTCCGGGGCCGGGTGCGAGGATAGGAGACGACGATCTGCCCCCGTTGTTCCGTTCCAACGACCGGTGGGCGCTGAACCGTCAGAGCGAGTCGTTCCGGGCGACCAGGACCGAGCTGCCTCTGCTGCTCGTGGCGACCGGCTGCGCCACTCTCGCCGACTGCTTCAACAGCCACGTTCTCACCGCTCTGTCCCCCCTGCTGTACGGCCTCACGGTGATCGCCGGCGTCGTCATCCGCCGGCGCCGGGCACGGGCCCACTGGCAGGCGCACCGCGACGCCGCCGAGACGGTGAAGTCGCTGGCCTGGCAGTACATGGTCCACGGCGGACCGCTGCACTCCGCCGTCCCCGACCCCGAAGGACTGTTCCACCAGCAGTTGGAGGAACGGCTGTGCCCGCTGCGCCGGGTCGGCTGGCAGGAACCCTCCCACGATCCCGGCACCCCCGTGTGTCCCGCCGAGCGTGTCGGCGATCCGGTTGGCTTCCTTTGCCGACAGTCCGTCCACCCTCCGGCGCAACAGGTTGATGGTTTCCGACCTGATGAAGGAGTCAACCTCCATGGCGGCCTCGTTCTCCTCATGCGTTGA
- a CDS encoding NB-ARC domain-containing protein has protein sequence MALRGPPGFTLVDASEEQALSKVFTPLELEGAAASTPVADGIAYPGLVPRIFNVPRRNNTFIGRDIQLDRLRMELSAESLRADTPVGKVFLYGLGGIGKTQITQEYVHHYGSQYDLVHWTPAEQPNRIPQLLAELVLELETPGDTVDERAQATMMALRRSQHGRWLLVFGNVTDSQDTDSESRSRDQGDTTVERYLPTRHHHRTTVNA, from the coding sequence GTGGCGCTGCGCGGCCCGCCGGGATTCACTCTGGTGGACGCATCGGAGGAACAGGCCCTCAGCAAGGTCTTCACCCCGCTCGAACTCGAAGGAGCCGCCGCCTCTACGCCTGTAGCCGACGGCATCGCCTATCCGGGCCTGGTGCCCAGGATTTTCAACGTCCCGCGCCGCAACAACACCTTCATCGGCCGCGACATTCAACTGGACCGGCTGCGAATGGAGTTGAGCGCCGAATCACTGCGTGCGGACACGCCGGTGGGCAAAGTGTTCCTCTACGGACTGGGTGGCATCGGCAAGACCCAGATCACGCAGGAATACGTCCACCACTACGGTTCCCAGTACGACCTCGTGCACTGGACCCCGGCCGAGCAGCCGAACCGCATCCCGCAGCTCCTCGCGGAGCTGGTCCTCGAGCTGGAAACTCCGGGCGACACGGTCGACGAACGTGCCCAGGCGACCATGATGGCGCTGCGGCGCAGCCAACATGGTCGCTGGCTGCTGGTTTTCGGCAACGTGACCGACAGCCAGGACACGGACAGCGAGAGCCGAAGCAGGGACCAGGGAGACACGACAGTGGAGCGGTACCTTCCCACACGTCATCATCACAGAACGACAGTCAACGCATGA
- a CDS encoding IS5 family transposase (programmed frameshift): protein MSTRPWIVDDDLWTLIEPLLPPWPERSPGPRPVADRLCLQGILYVLHNDIAWQLLPLELGFGSGHTCWRRLERWQEAGVFDRLHRILLAELNAAGALDWSRACVDGPHPCEKGGADTGPSPVDRRKTGSKHHLICDGRGTPLKVITTAANVNDVTQTLALVDGIPPVAGRPGRPRRRPDSLLGDKGYDSNPNRVELRKRRILPVISRKGAPNIKGLGKLRYVVEQTFALLHQFKRLAVRWERRTELHDAFVSLACGLICWRRLKKHRS from the exons GTGAGCACTCGGCCGTGGATCGTGGATGACGACTTGTGGACACTGATCGAGCCGCTGCTGCCGCCCTGGCCGGAGCGATCGCCGGGGCCTCGGCCGGTGGCGGACCGGCTGTGTCTGCAGGGCATTCTGTACGTGCTCCACAACGACATAGCCTGGCAACTGCTGCCTCTGGAGCTGGGGTTCGGCTCCGGACACACCTGCTGGCGGCGTCTGGAGCGGTGGCAGGAGGCTGGGGTCTTCGACCGGCTGCACCGCATTCTGCTTGCCGAGCTGAATGCGGCCGGCGCACTCGACTGGTCCAGGGCGTGTGTGGACGGC CCACATCCGTGCGAAAAAGGGGGAGCCGACACCGGTCCGTCACCGGTCGACCGCCGGAAGACGGGCAGCAAGCACCACTTGATCTGCGACGGACGCGGCACGCCGCTCAAGGTCATCACCACCGCGGCGAACGTCAACGACGTCACCCAGACCCTCGCCCTGGTCGACGGCATCCCGCCGGTGGCCGGGCGTCCCGGCCGGCCACGCCGCCGTCCCGATTCGCTGCTCGGGGACAAGGGATACGACTCCAACCCGAACCGCGTGGAGCTGCGCAAGCGCCGGATCCTGCCGGTGATCTCCCGCAAGGGCGCCCCGAACATCAAGGGCCTGGGCAAGCTCCGTTACGTCGTCGAGCAGACCTTCGCCCTGCTCCACCAGTTCAAACGCCTCGCGGTCCGCTGGGAACGCCGAACCGAACTCCACGACGCCTTCGTTTCCTTGGCCTGCGGCCTCATCTGCTGGAGGCGACTGAAGAAGCACCGATCATGA